In Desulfatiglans sp., the following are encoded in one genomic region:
- the fabF gene encoding beta-ketoacyl-ACP synthase II, giving the protein MKRRVVITGLGMVTPLGTGVEKNWDALCSGKSVIGPVTRFDTSDYKSKIAAEVTDFHAEDFIDKQQIRRFDIFIHYGLASARMAMEDSGLKIGPENCNRVGCLTGSGLGGLSMIESFHKTLLEKGPGRVSPFFIPGIIPNMLPGQIAIEYGAMGPNSSIETACAASTHAVGESFRIVQEGIADAMITGGAEAVITPLAFAGFCSMHALSTRNDDPKKASRPFDKDRDGFVIGEGSGILVIEELNHALNRGAKIYAEIAGYGLSGDAYHVSAPHPEGDGAVNCMAMSINSAGLKPEDVDYINAHGTSTSLNDLSETKAVKRLFGSHAYKLAISSTKSMTGHLLGGTGGVEAIYSALTVKHGIIPPTINYETPDPECDLDYVPNKARKAQVKVAMSNSFGFGGTNASLLFKAFEP; this is encoded by the coding sequence ATGAAGAGAAGGGTTGTAATTACCGGCCTGGGCATGGTCACTCCTCTGGGCACAGGGGTTGAAAAAAACTGGGATGCCTTATGTTCCGGCAAATCGGTTATAGGGCCGGTTACCAGGTTTGATACCTCAGACTATAAAAGTAAAATTGCCGCAGAGGTGACCGATTTTCATGCTGAGGACTTTATTGATAAGCAACAGATAAGAAGGTTTGATATCTTTATTCATTACGGTCTTGCATCTGCCAGGATGGCTATGGAAGATTCCGGGTTGAAAATAGGTCCGGAAAACTGTAACAGGGTAGGGTGTCTGACCGGTTCAGGGCTTGGCGGACTTTCAATGATCGAAAGTTTTCACAAGACCCTTCTTGAAAAGGGACCGGGAAGGGTAAGCCCGTTTTTTATCCCCGGTATAATCCCCAACATGCTTCCGGGGCAGATTGCCATAGAATACGGTGCCATGGGGCCTAATTCTTCAATAGAAACTGCCTGTGCGGCAAGTACTCATGCTGTCGGCGAATCCTTCAGGATTGTGCAGGAGGGAATCGCCGATGCAATGATTACAGGTGGCGCAGAGGCAGTTATTACCCCCCTTGCCTTTGCAGGGTTCTGTTCCATGCATGCCCTCTCAACAAGAAATGATGATCCAAAAAAGGCATCCCGCCCATTTGATAAAGATAGAGATGGATTCGTGATTGGCGAAGGGTCGGGCATTCTCGTAATTGAAGAGTTGAATCACGCCCTGAACCGGGGGGCAAAGATATATGCTGAAATAGCAGGTTACGGGCTTTCAGGTGATGCATACCATGTTTCTGCACCGCACCCGGAAGGTGACGGGGCTGTAAACTGCATGGCAATGTCAATAAACAGTGCGGGTCTGAAACCTGAAGATGTTGATTATATTAATGCACACGGGACCTCAACCTCCCTTAATGACCTGTCTGAGACAAAGGCTGTAAAAAGATTATTCGGCTCCCATGCCTATAAGCTTGCTATCAGTTCGACCAAATCCATGACAGGTCATCTTTTAGGTGGAACAGGCGGGGTTGAGGCAATATACTCTGCATTGACAGTAAAACATGGAATAATCCCGCCTACAATAAATTATGAAACACCTGATCCTGAATGTGATCTTGATTATGTGCCAAACAAGGCGCGAAAGGCACAGGTAAAGGTGGCAATGTCGAATTCATTTGGTTTTGGCGGGACAAATGCGTCATTGCTGTTTAAGGCATTTGAACCATAG
- the acpP gene encoding acyl carrier protein, producing MSDIEQRIKNIICEQLDVAEDDVVPTASFVDDLGADSLDQVELIMAMEEEFDVSIPDEDAEKITTVKDAIAYITKAMG from the coding sequence ATGTCAGATATTGAACAAAGAATCAAAAATATTATATGTGAGCAGCTTGATGTAGCTGAAGATGATGTTGTTCCAACAGCCTCATTTGTAGACGATCTTGGAGCTGATTCTCTGGACCAGGTTGAGCTTATCATGGCCATGGAAGAAGAGTTTGATGTATCAATACCCGATGAGGATGCTGAAAAGATCACCACGGTAAAGGATGCTATTGCATACATTACAAAGGCAATGGGCTAG
- the fabG gene encoding 3-oxoacyl-[acyl-carrier-protein] reductase: MDNSQRVVVVTGGSRGIGRAIALKFAEERPVIIIAHYDQDETFSDQTLTMLNEKGIRCESFKVDVSSKSAVESFFDSVLEKYGRVDTLINNAGITRDSLLMKMSERDWDLVLNINLKSIFNCTQTIIRSMIKNRRGTIVNIASVSGQIGVAGQANYSASKAGIMGFTKAVAREVASRGITVNAVAPGFIQTEMTDALPEKVVESYLQQIPLGRLGTVQDVSETVYWLCSESASYITGQIIHVNGGLYM, translated from the coding sequence ATGGATAACTCACAGAGAGTTGTAGTTGTAACAGGGGGGTCAAGGGGTATAGGACGTGCAATTGCCCTTAAGTTTGCCGAAGAGCGTCCGGTCATTATAATTGCTCATTATGATCAGGATGAAACCTTTTCTGACCAGACACTTACTATGTTAAATGAAAAGGGCATCAGGTGTGAGAGTTTCAAGGTTGACGTTTCATCCAAATCTGCTGTAGAAAGCTTTTTTGACAGTGTGCTTGAAAAGTATGGGAGGGTTGATACCCTGATAAACAATGCTGGTATTACTAGGGATTCACTGCTCATGAAGATGTCAGAAAGAGACTGGGACCTTGTTCTGAATATAAATTTGAAAAGTATTTTTAACTGCACCCAGACCATAATCAGGTCAATGATAAAAAACAGAAGAGGCACAATAGTAAATATAGCCTCTGTCTCAGGCCAGATAGGGGTTGCGGGTCAGGCAAATTATTCTGCATCAAAGGCAGGTATTATGGGGTTTACAAAGGCTGTTGCAAGGGAGGTGGCTTCAAGGGGTATTACTGTAAATGCTGTAGCCCCCGGCTTTATCCAGACAGAGATGACCGATGCGCTTCCTGAAAAGGTGGTGGAGTCATACCTTCAGCAGATACCTCTTGGCAGGCTTGGTACGGTTCAGGATGTATCAGAAACCGTTTACTGGCTCTGTTCCGAGTCTGCTTCTTATATTACAGGGCAGATTATTCATGTAAATGGCGGCCTTTATATGTAG
- the plsX gene encoding phosphate acyltransferase PlsX → MIIAVDAMGGDYAPEVVVRGALQALIEIDCHIVLVGDRDIINPYLANETCMERLTIYHCNETVDMSESPVKGYREKKNSSIRIAFELLKNGKADAVVSAGNSGATMITGIMASGKLKGVERPALAGIIPGEKGDVIVVDVGGNVDCRPHHLYQFGIMAEAFCVSCLGMKRPKVGLLNIGEEPGKGNDLVKAAYDLFVKGPFDFYGNIEGRDILSGKVQVIVCDGFVGNVVLKISEGVAESITSRLIRGLDNISGGFKDESFISVFKESLDYAKYGGAPVLGINGVCIVCHGHSSEKAIKNAIIMAYTYVKNNTGEKLLNSLGGLRSM, encoded by the coding sequence ATGATAATAGCCGTGGATGCCATGGGAGGTGATTACGCTCCTGAAGTGGTAGTTCGCGGGGCTTTACAGGCTTTAATAGAGATAGATTGTCATATTGTTCTTGTAGGAGACAGGGATATTATCAATCCTTACCTTGCGAATGAAACATGCATGGAAAGATTGACAATTTATCACTGCAATGAAACAGTTGATATGAGCGAGTCTCCTGTAAAGGGATACAGAGAAAAGAAAAACTCCTCCATAAGAATAGCCTTTGAGCTACTTAAGAACGGAAAGGCAGATGCGGTTGTCAGCGCCGGAAATTCAGGCGCAACAATGATCACCGGCATAATGGCTTCAGGTAAACTTAAAGGGGTTGAAAGACCGGCCCTTGCCGGTATTATCCCTGGTGAAAAGGGTGATGTTATAGTTGTTGATGTGGGAGGAAATGTTGATTGTCGTCCTCACCACCTGTATCAATTCGGCATAATGGCCGAGGCTTTTTGTGTTTCATGCCTTGGTATGAAAAGGCCAAAGGTTGGGCTTTTAAATATCGGTGAAGAGCCTGGGAAGGGCAATGACCTTGTAAAGGCTGCCTATGATCTGTTCGTAAAGGGTCCATTTGATTTTTACGGCAACATAGAGGGCAGGGATATCTTAAGCGGAAAGGTACAGGTTATTGTATGTGACGGGTTTGTAGGAAATGTTGTTCTGAAAATATCAGAAGGGGTTGCAGAATCAATTACATCCAGGTTAATAAGAGGGCTTGATAATATATCCGGCGGTTTTAAAGATGAAAGTTTTATCTCGGTATTTAAAGAGAGCCTTGATTATGCAAAATATGGTGGGGCCCCTGTACTGGGCATTAACGGAGTATGCATCGTGTGTCACGGGCACTCATCTGAAAAGGCGATTAAAAATGCCATCATTATGGCTTATACCTACGTTAAGAACAATACAGGTGAAAAGCTTTTAAACAGCCTTGGTGGGTTACGCTCAATGTAA
- the rpmF gene encoding 50S ribosomal protein L32, with product MAVPKKRKSKSKRDMRRSHDHITMPNVSSCPQCHEPVLSHQVCKNCGTYRGKTIIETKEEI from the coding sequence ATGGCTGTACCAAAAAAGAGAAAATCAAAATCAAAACGGGATATGCGGAGATCCCATGATCATATCACAATGCCTAATGTATCTTCTTGTCCCCAATGCCATGAGCCGGTATTATCTCATCAGGTATGTAAAAATTGCGGCACCTACAGGGGAAAGACAATAATCGAGACTAAAGAAGAGATATAG